The sequence below is a genomic window from Candidatus Zixiibacteriota bacterium.
TTTGGGATTCCGATGCTATAAATTGGCCCAAATTCCGGGTCAGGGATTTTATTTATATGAATGTGATGGTCCCGATATTGATTTCTTATTATTATGCCTGATCCGGTCAAGCTGACCGCCTCGCCAGGAAGTGTAAAATATTATGGATGAATCAAATGCCGGAAAGGCTGATCTTTCGGCCCTGAAAATAGATCGTAATCGAAAATCGGCCCCGGGCCGGAAAAAAAGATGGCTTCATCTGCTCTGGCTGTTGCTACCGATAGTTATCTATTTTGGCTACCGGGCCACTTTGAATCGAGTGGCGCCATCGGTGAAAGTACGGACCGCCACAGCGCGGGTGATTACCGGAAGCGAGGCCGCGGCGGAGCTGGTGGCAACCGGCTATGTGGTGGCTCAGGTCAAGGCGGCGGTGGCCTCGAAAGGTACCGGACGGTTGAGAGTTCTCAATGTCGAGGAGGGCGACAGTGTCCGGGCCAATACCATCCTGGGTGAACTTGAAAATGATGATATTATGGCCGAACTCGACCTGGCGCGAGCCCAATTGAAACAGGTCCGGGCCGACTCGGTTCTGGCCTGGCAGAGTCTGACAAGATACCGCCGTCTGCTTAAAGATAATTATACCACTGAGGAAGTTGTGGAAGAGGCCGAGGCGGCTTACACCAGGGCCGTGGCATCGGTTGAAGGGGCCGAGGCCGGGGTCCGGGGGGCCGAAGTGGCGCTGGAAAATACTGTCATCCGGGCTCCGTTCGATGGGACGGTGCTGACCAAGAACGCCGATGTCGGGGAGATGGTGGCTCCGCTGGCGGCCACCGTATCATCGCGGGGGGCGGTAGTAACGATGGCCGATATGTCGTCACTGGAGGTGGAAGCCGATGTTTCCGAGGCAAATATCCAGAAAGTGAAAGTCGGCCAGCCTTGCGAAATTATTCTCGATGCCTACCCCGATCATAAATATCCCGGCCATGTTAAAAAAATCGTCCCCACCGCGGATAGAACCCGTGCAACTGTTTTAACCAAAATCGCATTTGAGGAAAAAGATGACCGGGTTTTGCCGGAGATGTCGGCCCGGGTCAATTTCCTGCCGATTGTCGATCAACCGGCGGAAAAAATCGAACCGGCCCTGGTTGTTCCGCATGAGGCATTGACCACCCGCGAAGGTAAAACGGTGGTTTTCGGGATTGTCGATAACCGGGCACAAATGATCGTGGTGGAAATCGGGCGGCGGCTGGGCAGTGAGACCGAGATTATCTCCGGTCTGGAAAAGGGACAGAAGGTGATCCTGGAGCCGCCGGGAGGAATGGAAACCGGCGACAAAGTCGAAATGTCAATTTGATAAAATCAGGTATGAGTTATGGCGGAAAAAATTGTTCAGGTTAGTAATCTTTATAAATCGTACTATCGCGATTCGATTGAAATACCGGTTCTTCACAATATCAATCTTGAGGTCGAGATCGGACAATTTCTGGCCCTGATGGGGCCGTCCGGTTCGGGAAAAACCACTCTGCTCAACCTGCTGGCCGGAATAGATCAACCGACTTCGGGAAAACTGATGGTGGCCGGTGAGGATACCAGCCGTTTGAGCGACAGTCAACTGGCCAAATGGCGCGCCCGGCATATCGGGTTTGTTTTTCAGTTTTATAACCTGCTCCCGGTTTTGACGGCTTTCGAGAATGTGGAACTGCCTCTTCTTCTCACCCACCTGAGTAAAAAAGAACGGCGCCAGCATGTCGAAACCGCCCTGTCGATCGTCGGTCTGGCCGACCGAATGAAGCATTATCCGCGCCAGCTATCCGGCGGTCAGGAACAACGGGTGGCTATCGCCAGGGCCATTGTCTCCGATCCATCCCTAATTCTGGCCGATGAGCCGACCGGTGACCTGGACAAGCAATCGGCCGAGGAAATTATGACCCTGATGACCCGGCTTAACAAGGAATTCAACAAAACTATCATTATGGTCACTCATGATCCGCGGGCGGCCGATAAAGCCGAAATAATACGTCAGCTCGATAAAGGGATTCTCAACGGTGAAAGTCTTTAAACTGATTTTCAAAAATGCGGCCCGGCGCAAACTGAGGGCCTTCCTGACCATCCTGGGAATCGCCCTGGCCGTGATGGCTTTTGGATTAATCCGGACTTTTATCGATGCCTGGTATGCCGGGGCGCGGGCGGCCCAACCCGATCGCCTGGTTACACGGCATGCCGTGTCTATTGTATTCGACCTGCCGATTGCATATAAAGATCAAATTTTGAGTATCGACGGGGTGGAAGATGTCACTTATGCTATCTGGTTTGGCGGGATATATATCGATCCCTCCAATTTCTTCCCCCAGATGGGCGTCGAACCGGAATCCTTTTTCCGGATTTTCCCTGAATTTATATTGGCCAGGGATCAACTGGAGGCTTTGGTACGAGAAAAGCGGGGAGCCGTCGTCGGGCGAAAAGTTGCCGACCGCTTCGGCTGGAAAATCGGCGACAAAATCAACCTGATCGGGACTATCTATCCCGGCAACTGGGAATTTATCATCACCGGGATTTACACCGGCCGGGATGTCGATACCGATGAAACGATGTTTCTTTTCCGTTTCGATTATGTGGATGAAGTGATGAAACAGGAATCCCCCGGAAGGGTCGGGGAAGTGGGTTGGTATGCTCTCAAGATCGACGATCCCAGCCGGGCGGCCGAAATCGCCTCGGCCATCGACCGGCGGTTCGATAATTCCTGGGCGGAGACCAAAACCGAAACCGAAAAGCAGTTTCAGTTGAGTTTTATCTCGATGGCGGGTGCTATCATAGTTGGCCTGAGAATTATTTCGTACCTCATTATCGGGGTGATTCTGCTGGTGATGATCAATACCATGGCTATGACGGCCCGGGAGCGTGTTTCGGAAAACGCCTTCATGAGGACGCTGGGATTCCGGGGATATCACCTGACCGGGTTGATTCTGGGCGAATCATTGATAATCGCCGCCGCGGGAGGAATAACCGGGATGGGTCTTTTGTACCTGGTTAGCAATGGGGTTCGGGTGGCTTTAAGTCAGTACTTCCCGGGTTTCGAGGCCAGCCTGCTGGTGTACATGACCTGTCTGGTGGTGGCAATTCTGGTCGGGATTATCGCTTCCATCTTTCCCGTCCAGAGAGCCCTGCGAATCAGCATTGTCGATGGACTGCGCGTGGTCGATTGAGGAGTTATGCTATGATACCGGCCGGTTATACATTTCGGAATATTCTGCAGCATAAGGTGACCTCGGCTTTGACAATCCTCGGTATCAGCCTGGTGGTCTTTGTCTTCTCCGGTTCCCTGATGCTTTCCCATGGACTGAAAGCTACCCTGGTGGCCACCGGGACGGACGGCAATGTGATTGCCATCCGGAAATCCTCGCAGACCGAGGTGATGTCTATTGTTGACTATGAACAGGCCCGAATTTTGGCCACCTCCCCGGAGATCGCCCGCGACGAAAACGATGCCCCTTTCCTGACCAATGAAATTTATGTTCTGATCGGTCTCAAATCCCGCTCCAACGGTGATGAGGCTCAGGTGGTGGTTCGAGGAGTGACGCCCAATTCGATGAAACTGCGGCCGATGATAAAGATGGTGGAAGGCCGGATGTGGAATGATCCCGGTTCGGAGATTATTGCCGGGAGCGAGGCGGCCAAACGGTTTATCGGGTGCGGGCTTGGCGAGCAGGTTCGCTTCGGCGCCCGCCAGTGGACGGTGGTGGGAATTTTCGATGCCGGCGGAACCGGATTCGATTCGGAATTGCGGTGCGAAATCAACCAGGCTACCGATGCCTTCCGGCGCCCGGTCTATTCCTCGGTGACATTTCGCTTGGCCGACACCTCAGGGTTCGCCGCTTTCAAGCAAAAAATAGAAGATGATCGTCGGCTGACACTCGAGATCAAGCAGGAAAAGGAGTACTATGAGGCGCAGTCGCGCTATACCACCACTTTCATTTCCATTGCCGGTAGTGTTATCAGTATTGTCTTCAGTCTCGGGGCGATAATCGGAGCCATGATTACCATGTATGCCGCGGTGGCCAACCGGGTCAAGGAGATCGGCACCCTTCGGGCTCTCGGATTCAGCCGATTCAGTATTCTGACTTCGTTTTTGACCGAATCGATGCTGATCGCATTATCGGGCGGGGCGCTTGGGGTTCTGGCGGCTTATTTCCTCGGATTTTTCAGAATCTCAACCACCAACTGGGATACTTTTTCGGAAATCGCTTTTAATTTCGAAATGTCCTGGGCCATAGCCATCTCGGCCTTGGTTTTTTCACTTCTGATGGGTATCATCGGCGGTTTCCTTCCGGCCGTCCGGGCGGCCCGGCTGAAAATAATCGATACCCTCCGCGCCTGATTAATTCCTTTGCGGACCGGATATTATTCGGTTCGGAAACTCAAAAACAACTTGTCGAAAAACCGGGCATAATGTAGCTTGCTCTCCATCGTGAAACAGATCGGGGGATAATAGTAGATTGGATTGGTATATTTATCCGCTGGTAGTTCTGGCCGGCTTTGTTTGCGGTTTTATAAATACCCTGGCCGGAAGCGGCTCACTGGTGACTCTGCCGCTGTTGATTTTTCTGGGACTTCCGGCCAATGTCGCCAACGGTACCAACCGGGTGGCAATCCTGCTTCAGACGATGGTGGCGGTCGAGAAATTCCGCCGCGAAAAACGTCTCGACCCGAGGCGGGGCGGCCTTCTGGCGATTCCGGCCATTTTCGGTGCGGTGGTCGGGGCTCAGATCGCGGTCAATCTCGACGAGCAGTTGATGCGCCAAACGATCGGCGTTCTCATGGTGGTCATGCTGGTGGTGATCCTGGTTAAACCGAAACGATGGCTGGTGGGCAGACCGGAAATAACCGACCGGCGGCCGGGTCTGATATTGATTTTAACTTTTTTCGGAATCGGAGTGTACGGCGGTTTCATTCAGGCCGGGGTGGGAATATTCCTGCTGGCCGGACTGGTGCTGGCGGCGGGATATGATCTGGTCAAAGCCAACGCCATCAAAAATCTGATTATCCTCTGTTTTACTGTTTTCGCGTTGCTGGTTTTCATTTTCAATAACCAGGTCCGCTGGGAAATCGGGCTTATTCTGGCGGTCGGGAATATGCTCGGGGCCTGGGTGGCGGCCCGGCTGGCGGTCGAGAAGGGGGCCGGTTTCGTACGCTGGCTGCTGATAGGCGTGATAATCGTCTCGGCGGTTATGTTGCTCGGCGTGGACAAACTGATCGCCGGGTTGTTCCGATAGAATCCGTTACAGGGACAGATCGATTCCGATCGGGCAATGGTCCGAACCCATGATTTCCGGACGGATAAAAGCCTTCCGCACTTTCTTTTTCAGACTGTCGCTGACAAAGAAATAATCTATTCTCCAGCCCACATTTCGTTCCCGGGCCCGGGTAATCATATCCCACCAGGTGTACTGCTCCGGTTCCCGGTTGAACATCCGGAAAGTATCATGATAACCATGCTCGACAAATTTATCCATCCAAGCCCGCTCCTCGGGCAGAAAACCGGAGACTTTTTCGTTCTCTTTCGGGCGGGCCAGGTCGATCTCCTTGTGGGCGGTATTGACATCGCCGCAGATAACGAGATTTTTCCCGCCGTTTTTCATCCGGTCGGCAATCTCGAGGAAAGTATCATAGAATTCCATTTTATAGTGCAGACGCTCTTTCGACTGCTTGCCGTTGGGATAATAAATATTGAACAGGATAAATTTGTCGTACTCGGCGATAATGATCCGCCCCTCGTTGTCGAACTTCTCGATTCCAAAACCGGAAGACAATTTTTTCGGTTCCCTCCGGGAATAGAGTGCCACCCCGCTGTAACCCTTTTTCTCGGCCGAAACGAAGTACGTATGATAACCGTCGATATTTTTCAATTCATCGGGAATCTGGTTGGCGGCGGCCTTGGTTTCCTGAAGACAGAGGATATCCGGTTTTTCGTCAAGGAACCAGTCCAGGGCTTTCTTTCGGTGGACAGCCCGGAGGCCGTTGACATTCCATGACATCAGGCGGATGGTTTTCATAACCCTGCCATCCTCTTACCGGGAAGTTTGACCTTGCGGTTTTTCCAGCCGTTCCGACAGCTTGTCCAGCATATCTCTGGTCATCATGGCCAGATCAAAGGTCGGTTTCCAGCCCCATTCTGCGCGGGCGGCGGAATCATCGAGGAAATTCGGCCAGGAATCGGCAATCGACTGGCGGACCGGATCGACATTGAAGTCTATTTCGAAATCGGGAATATGTTTCTTTATTTCGGCGGCGATAAGTTCCGGGGTGAAATTCATCGCCGTCACATTGAAGGAGTTACGGTTTTTCAGTTTTGACGGGTCAGCCTCCATCAGGTCTATCATTCCCTTGATGGCATCCGGCATATACATCATATCCAGCCGGGTGTCCCGGTTCAGGTAGCAGGTGTACTTATGGTGTTTGAGAGCTTCGATATATATCTCCACGGCATAATCGGTGGTGCCGCCGCCGGGTTCGGTTTCATACGAAATCAAACCCGGAAAACGGAGGCCGCGGGTATCGAGATCGAATTTTTGATGGTAATAATCGCAGAGCAGTTCTCCGGTCACCTTGGTCACACCGTACATCGTCCGGGGCCGCTGAATCGTCACCTGGGGAGTCCCGTCTTTGGGAGTTTCCGGGCCGAAGGCGCCGATCGAACTGGGAACGAACAGAGCACAGTGGTATTGACGGGCGGCTTCAAGCATGTTGTACAGTCCGTTGACATTGACCAGCCAGGCCTGGTTCGGTTTGGCCTCACCGACCGCCGAGAGAATGGCCGCCAGGTGATAAATGGTATCGACATTGTATATCTGCATGACCCTGGTGATATGGTGCGGGTCGAGGCAGTCCAGAAATTCGAACGGGCCGGTATCGCGAAGAGTGGTGGTGGTGGGCATGCGGATATCGGTGGCGATGACATTGTCCCGTCCGTAATGTTTTCTCAGTTCAACCGTCAGTTCCGAGCCGATCTGTCCGATGGCCCCGGTGATCAGGATTCTTTTCATTGATGTATTCCTCAGCATTAAGCAGTTGTCTTTTTTCGGGCCATAATATAAGGACCGGCTTGAAATAAATCCAGTGGCAAACGGAACGGAAACGGCCCGGAAACAAGAATCTACAAACCCAGCAGTTTGATTTCCTGCTCGAATCGCGATGGTTTGAGACGGATCAGCCAGCCCTCGTCATAGGGATCCTGGAGGGCCGAAACGGGATCGTCGAGAACTTTTTGATTGACCTCGACAACGGTTCCTGAAAGGGGAGAAAGAATCGAATGAGAGCGCATGTCGGCCGAGAAAATCTGAAGGTAGGAGCCTCCCTGGCGGAGTTCATCGCCCGGTGAGGGCAGGTAAATGGTCTGGATTTTGCCGATCATCTGGATAAAGGCACCCTCGACTCCCAGGAGGACAATCCCATCCTCCAGAAGCATCATCCAGGAATGATCCCCGATGGTTTTGATCCGGTCGACCGGCCCGCCATTGATTTTACCATTGCCGTTTCCCCCGTCAGGGGAATCGGCGGCCAGAACCAGTTTGGCGGCCCGCTGGAGAACTCCCAGAAGTTCTTTTTTGGAAAAAGGCTTGGCGATATAATCGAATGCCCCCAGCTGGGTGGCCTGGAGAGCGGTATTGATCGTGGCATAACCGGTTATCATGACCACCGGGAGATAAGGGTGATCCTTACGCACCATTTCCATGAATTCCAGCCCGTCGATTTCCGGCATCATTAAATCGGTCAGGATAACATCGATTTTATGCTCCTTGAGTTGTTCCAGGGCGGCCGCCACTGACAGGGCCGTGAAAACCTCATAATTATCCCGCTTAAGCAGTTTGCGGATGCTGTCCAGAACGATCTGTTCATCATCCACCACCAGGGTGTTTATCTTACGTTCCATGGTTTTTTCCTCGGACAATTCATTCTCCCGAATTAGAATTATTCTGCCTGATAAAGCCGGGCAGGAAAATACGGAAAATCGCCCCGCCGCCGTCGGCCATATCTATCTCAATCGTTCCCCGGTGCCGTTCGACAATACCCCAGCTGACCGCCAGCCCAAGGCCGTTGGTGCCCTTGGTCGAGAAAAACGGCTCGAAAACTTTGTCGATCAGGTTTTCCGGGATTCCCGGACCGGTATCCTCGACCGAAATGATGCATTTATCCTGTCTCCGGTCATAGGCGGTAGTGATAATAATTTTTCCTTTTTCTTTCATGGCCTCGGCGGCATTGAGCATCAGGTTCAAAATCACCTGTTGAAGCTGGCCGGGATCGCCCTGGATGGTCGGAAGATCATCGCCGGAATTTTTTTCGATGGCAATGTTGCGGAACTGGGGCAGTTTCTGCACCAGGGACAGCGCCCGCTCGACCACCTCGTTGGGGCTTAAAGTCTCCAGCTTGGGTTCTTCCTGCCGGGCGAAATTGAGGAGGTTACGGACAATATCGCGGCATCGCAGGGTCTCGCGGATAATTACTTTCAGATCGTCGCGATGCGGGTCATCATCGGGGAAATCCTCCAGCATATCCTCGGCATAGGCCAGCACCCCGGTCAGAGGATTGTTGATCTCGTGAGCCACCCCGGCGGCCAGTTTTCCAACCGCGGCCAGCTTGGTACTCTGCACCAGTTGATCGCGCAGTTCCTTTTCCGAGGTGATATCCCGGTCGATAGTACAGGTCCCGGTGATACTCCCCTTATAATCGGTCAGCGGAAAGCGCGTGGTCTGGAAATACCGGTCGCGGCCGTCGATGGCGATAGTCTGTTCGTAGATCTGCGCCCGACCTGATTGCAGAACCTGCTGATCATGCTCTCTGATTCCCCGGGCCATCTCGCGGGGCAGGATTTCACCGGGGGTTTTACCGATGAAATCCTCGACCGGGCGGTTGAACGCGCGGGCACAGACCGGATTAACAATGACATAACGCCCCTCGATATCTTTGATCGAAATCCAGTCCAGGGCCGAATCGATAAACGAGCGGAAACGCTGTTCGGCGCTCTCGATCTCGCGGCGCAATTTGACCTTTTCGGTAATCCGGTGCCAGATTCCCAGGATGGCGATAATTTTCCCCTCGGTATCGGTAATCGGGGTTCGGGTCACCTCCCAGTACGATTCATTGGGGGGATCGGTCCGCCAGACCATGGTGTGCGGCTTGCCGGTCTCGATGACATCATCCAGAAGAGAGATGGTCTCGATACATTTGGCCGATAGAGCGGTGTTGGCCAGAAGCTCATCGCACGTTTTGCCCATCGCCTGTTCGGCCGTATATCCCGAAAACTCGCCAAGGCTGGCGTTAATCTTGATGGTCAGCTTGTCCCGGTCGAGAACCACCAGAGGATCGGGAATGGTATCGAATACCGACTGCAGGAAATGCCGCTCCTTTTCGATTTTTTGTTCCAGGTCGGTGATTTCGCGGAGCTGGCGGCGCTGGTCCTCCTGGGCGTTGACCAGGTCCCAGAAAATCCTGGCGAAAGTATGGTCGATCAATCCCGCCCCGGGCGGCATACTCCTATAAATCATCTCCAGAACGGAATCGCTCCCGGTCAATTCGATAATCAATTCGATATTGGGAATTTCCGACAGGGCCCGATGCATATCGGTGCTGGTTTCAAGCCCGATCTGACGAGCATAAACCATCCCCGGGGCATTCATATCCAAATCGATTACCGCCAGTATTTCAAGGGTCAGTTCGCGGAGAAAACCTCCCCGCGCCAGTTCGATAATTGCTTTGGCGCCTTTACCGCCGCCGATGACTATTGTTCTCATGTCGGATACCCACGCCTTGGGCCGGGAATTAAAATCGAAAACCCTCCTGCTGTATATCTAAGACTATTGTATTCCGGAGTCAAGCATTTCATAATAGTCATCCAGGAATTGGTCGAGATTGGTATAAAACTGCTTCGGCCGAATGGTGAAATGGAGCAGGATATCGTTCAGCTTCTCGGGAATATACGGATACAGTTTGCCGAGATTCATCAAACGGTATTCAAAAAAACCCGAGGCGTCATCCGGAGCAAGGCTTTCCCGGATTTCCTCCGGAAACCGGCTGTCGCGGAGAGCCGCCTTGAAGGTTGTTATACCCTTGCCGACCGCGTAGTTGACGATATTGCCCAGGCTCCAGATATCAAAATCGGAAACATTCTGGTTGAGATCGAAATCAATCCAGCGGTAACGCCCGGTGTCGGCCTCAATAATAATATGATCGTTACGGATATCCCCGTGACAGGTTTTGTTCCGGTGGAGAAATCTGATGGCCTCAAAGCTATCGGCCAGATTACGGAGAATATCCGGCAGATCCTCGTGGAAATACCGCTCATGGCTTTTCTCGATTTCGAAAATCTGCTGGAAAAAAGTCCGGCCGCGAATGAAATCAATCACCCTGACATGATTGTTTTTATCATCCATGATGGTCGTGCCCTGCATGAAACGATTATCACCGTGGACAATATCGAGCACCCGGGCTTCTTTTTCCGGCGACCGGAAACAGTGAATTTTGAATACCCCGATATGCACATGGAAATCCTCGTGGAAAACCGTCTTAACGATTTTACGCTCACCCGATTCGAGATCAAAGACATTGAAAACCCAGTATTTCGGTTGATCACTGATCCCGAATCGTTTCTCGTACTGATGACCATTGACCAGAAAATCCCGGTCCCCGAGGCGGAGGATATGGCCGCGTTCGATTCTCATCCAGTCCGAGGTGTCGGTCAGGATGACAATTTGAGGCGGAGTAGCCCATCCAATCAGGGATTTTATGCGCTCGGCGATTTTTTCAGGATCATTATTATCGGCCATCAATCTCCGTTTCAACCGGGATCGGATATAACCGGCATACTAATTTTTAAGGCAATCGGATTTCTTCAATATTAAATACCGAATAAAATCGGCCTTGCGCAAGGATTTTCGGGGTTGTTGGTATTTTGAATTCGCGTCTATCAGGCTCCGGTCCGGGAAATATCTCTGGCCCGTCGGGTGGGCGGTAAAGCGGATATTATCAGGGCGATAAAAATCAGCAGTCCCCCGGCCGCCCGGTGGGTAATAATCGTTTCCCCGCCCAGAGTCCAGGCAAACAGGGCGGCGAAAACCGGTTCGAAGGCAAAAATCAGTGACACCCGGACCGGCGAGATAATTTTCTGGGCCACCATCTGGATTACAAAGGCCGAGAGGGTCGGTAGCAGGGCCAGAAAAATAACCGTCCGCAGGGCCGCCCCGGAGCCGACTCCGAACGGCAAATCAAAAATCAGTCCGGTCGCCAGACTCATCAGACCGACCATAATAAATTGCTGGCAACTGATTACATAGGGATCGATCCCGGCTTTCATATATTTATCCGAGTAGAGCAGATGCAAAGCATAGGTCATAGCGGTGATCAGGGTCAACATATCGCCCGGATTAATATCGCGCAGGCCGCCGGTCAGAATCCAGAGCCCGCCCAGCGAAACGACTGAGGCGATGATATCGGTTCGCGACGGCCGGCTTTTAAAGATGGTCAGAAGAAAAATCGGGACAAAGGCGACAAATAGCCCGGTGATAAAACCGGAATTGGAGGCGGTGGTGTATTTCAGCCCCATAGTCTGTGGGATATAGAGCAGATATAAAAGCACTGCCAGAAGAAATGACCGTTTCAGGCCGGTGAAAAGCGGCCTTTTCCCGAAGGCCAGAAAAATCAGAAGGACTGTCCCGGCCATCAGAAACCGGTAACCCACCATAATGACCGGATCGATATCATCCAGAGCCGCTTTGACGATATAAAAAGTGGCGCCCCAGATCGCGGCCGCATAAAATAGCCCGATCTGGGCCAAAGCAGTGAATCTTCGGGGTGTCGTATTAGGCATCAGATATGGAATTAGCCGATTCCGCCGGTGAATGTCAAAGGAAATCTATGACCCGTTGAACAGGTAATTAAAGCGAAAAATCAAATAAAAAAAGGACAGCCCGAGTGAGCTGTCCTAACATGATTTAAAAGAAAGACTATGGGCAAATCGGCGCCGGACCGCTCTTGTACAGGTAACTGATCAGATAAGTGGCATCGAGAATATTAGTCGCACCATTACCGTTCGCATCTCCGGCTTCCGGTGGAACCGGTGCCGGACCGCTTTTATACAAGTAGTTGATCAGGTAGGTGGCATCCAGAATATTGACCGCCCCGCTGCCGTTGGCATCGCCGCAGACATAATCGACAATCGAAACTTCAGCCGTTCCGCAATCGACAAAATCGGGATAGATAATCCCGCCGCCCTGTGGAGCAAAGATAAATTCTCCTCCCGGTTCGATCATGACAGCGCTGATATCAATATCCTGGACAGGGGTTCCGCCCGGAATAGTGAGTTTGAGAGTGGCCAGTAACCCGTCTTCCTGCGGGGGAATGGTTAACGAAACGGAATAAAAACCAAGCATAACCCGGTTCTGAGACGGAAAGTATCTTCTGATAATCATACTGGGATCGCCGACAACCGATCCGACCGTGTCGATCAAATTTATCTCAACATCATCGGAGTTATAAGCAAAACCAAGAGTTATGGCTTTCACGGTGGATTCATTGGTGAAATATACCGGGATATCGACCACCTGTTCGGTTTCAGACGTCTGCACCGTGACCGGGCATCCCAGGCTGACATTATTCCCCGCGGTTTCATGGATACACTCTCCGGTATACTGGCAGGGTGCCTGCCCGCCGTAATAATAAAAATCCATCATATAGACGACATCAGCCATATTGATCGAGCCGCATCCATCGGCATCACCCTGGTACAAACTTGACGGAGGATTTCCGCCATTGAACATATAGTTTACAAGATAAGCGATGTCACCGACATTTATAACTCCGTTTCCGTCGGCATCGCCGCAAATTTCAATCTGCGGTTCGCCGACCACGACCTTCTTGTAATCCGACCACGGACCCCACTCGCTGTCGGCATCCATGGCCCGGATTTTGTAATAGTACTCCCAATCATACCGATCCGTCAGGGTTATGGTGGTATCGGTCAGGGTATCGGAATCAAAGGAAGTAACGGAGAATCCTTTGACCGGGTAGATATCGTCGATCCAGAATCCCTCCCAGGCATAGACCAGGCTGTGATCCTGGTAATAGAACCGGATATAAATATCCTGGCCGGCATAATCAGACAGGTCGAACAGGCCCTGGGTCCAGTCGGACCAGCCGGTGATTCCG
It includes:
- a CDS encoding PAS domain-containing protein, with protein sequence MRTIVIGGGKGAKAIIELARGGFLRELTLEILAVIDLDMNAPGMVYARQIGLETSTDMHRALSEIPNIELIIELTGSDSVLEMIYRSMPPGAGLIDHTFARIFWDLVNAQEDQRRQLREITDLEQKIEKERHFLQSVFDTIPDPLVVLDRDKLTIKINASLGEFSGYTAEQAMGKTCDELLANTALSAKCIETISLLDDVIETGKPHTMVWRTDPPNESYWEVTRTPITDTEGKIIAILGIWHRITEKVKLRREIESAEQRFRSFIDSALDWISIKDIEGRYVIVNPVCARAFNRPVEDFIGKTPGEILPREMARGIREHDQQVLQSGRAQIYEQTIAIDGRDRYFQTTRFPLTDYKGSITGTCTIDRDITSEKELRDQLVQSTKLAAVGKLAAGVAHEINNPLTGVLAYAEDMLEDFPDDDPHRDDLKVIIRETLRCRDIVRNLLNFARQEEPKLETLSPNEVVERALSLVQKLPQFRNIAIEKNSGDDLPTIQGDPGQLQQVILNLMLNAAEAMKEKGKIIITTAYDRRQDKCIISVEDTGPGIPENLIDKVFEPFFSTKGTNGLGLAVSWGIVERHRGTIEIDMADGGGAIFRIFLPGFIRQNNSNSGE
- a CDS encoding response regulator — translated: MERKINTLVVDDEQIVLDSIRKLLKRDNYEVFTALSVAAALEQLKEHKIDVILTDLMMPEIDGLEFMEMVRKDHPYLPVVMITGYATINTALQATQLGAFDYIAKPFSKKELLGVLQRAAKLVLAADSPDGGNGNGKINGGPVDRIKTIGDHSWMMLLEDGIVLLGVEGAFIQMIGKIQTIYLPSPGDELRQGGSYLQIFSADMRSHSILSPLSGTVVEVNQKVLDDPVSALQDPYDEGWLIRLKPSRFEQEIKLLGL
- a CDS encoding DMT family transporter, producing the protein MPNTTPRRFTALAQIGLFYAAAIWGATFYIVKAALDDIDPVIMVGYRFLMAGTVLLIFLAFGKRPLFTGLKRSFLLAVLLYLLYIPQTMGLKYTTASNSGFITGLFVAFVPIFLLTIFKSRPSRTDIIASVVSLGGLWILTGGLRDINPGDMLTLITAMTYALHLLYSDKYMKAGIDPYVISCQQFIMVGLMSLATGLIFDLPFGVGSGAALRTVIFLALLPTLSAFVIQMVAQKIISPVRVSLIFAFEPVFAALFAWTLGGETIITHRAAGGLLIFIALIISALPPTRRARDISRTGA